A region from the Aegilops tauschii subsp. strangulata cultivar AL8/78 chromosome 5, Aet v6.0, whole genome shotgun sequence genome encodes:
- the LOC120965427 gene encoding uncharacterized protein isoform X1, with protein sequence MHVVDWTVRGKEQCWYANNENKEEEEMSQFKKLSQSNEGNDVVNELFSWQSIRGRGPLGLKLTKTPALLELIQKKLTLTSKGKGKQTTCDVQTISTAIQGRKPRSQKLHASNFQASSLRIGDWEWKSIYEGDIVAKFYISKNKLAWEILHEGLKSKIEIKCSDICALRITCPKDLPGMLDIMVSAVPQFFIETNPQPRRSTRWLATTDFTGGQASTHSRHVLQCGPGIMDKHIENLLYKNQRLYLLSQSTQNSYRSNYDNLFETGQTWQSLPVQPVPTGKMTLGLNDSGALQGVHFQSSGRRAPLKEDMFNWKNFWGTPLRPGSQPTSMSNSNAGIMYSNSGNHFDNQINSWNLSTGADYSSLREMYDLNGSHTLLPSNSNISSQTMALEQLRENLLSDKEVVNVVDEEDLMSMVNSLSCLIGQSSHS encoded by the exons ATGCATGTCGTAGATTGGACTGTGAGAGGGAAAGAGCAGTGTTGGTATGCCAACAACGAGAACAAGGAAGAGGAGGAGATGTCACAATTCAAGAAGTTGAGCCAA TCAAATGAAGGTAATGATGTGGTAAATGAGCTCTTCTCTTGGCAATCCATTCGTGGACGTGGGCCATTAGGTTTAAAGTTAACAAAAACACCCGCTCTTTTGGAGCTTATACAAAAGAAGCTCACATTAACCTCCAAAGGAAAAGGAAAGCAAACCACATGTGATGTACAAACAATATCTACTGCAATACAAGGAAGGAAGCCCCGTTCACAAAAGTTGCACGCTTCCAATTTTCAAGCTTCCTCTCTTAGAATTGGGGACTGGGAG TGGAAATCAATATATGAAGGAGATATTGTTGCAAAATTTTATATTTCCAAGAATAAATTGGCATGGGAAATACTCCAtgaaggcttgaagagcaagaTAGAGATAAAATGTTCAGACATATGTGCCTTGAGAATAACTTGTCCCAAAGATTTACCCGGGATGCTGGATATTATG GTGTCCGCGGTGCCACAATTTTTCATAGAAACCAATCCACAGCCACGCAGGAGCACCAGGTGGCTTGCAACTACGGATTTTACTGGTGGACAAGCAAGTACGCACAG TAGGCATGTTCTGCAGTGTGGCCcagggataatggacaagcacaTTGAGAATCTCCTCTACAAAAACCAACGTCTATATTTATTAAGTCAGAGCACCCAAAATTCATATCGTAGCAATTATGACAACCTGTTTGAGACTGGACAAACTTGGCAGTCATTGCCAGTTCAACCGGTGCCAACTGGAAAAATGACATTAGGGCTAAATGATTCTGGAGCCCTACAAGGTGTACACTTTCAAAGCTCAG GGCGGCGAGCTCCACTGAAGGAGGACATGTTTAACTGGAAAAACTTTTGGGGCACGCCTCTCAGGCCGGGGTCGCAACCTACCTCCATGTCCAACTCTAATGCTGGTATCATGTATAGTAACTCTGGAAACCACTTCGACAATCAGATCAATTCATGGAACTTATCTACCGGTGCTGATTACTCATCATTGCGTGAGATGTATGACTTGAATGGCAGCCATACCTTGTTGCCGAGTAACAGCAACATATCATCACAGACAATGGCACTTGAGCAGCTACGCGAAAACTTGTTGAGCGACAAGGAGGTCGTGAATGTGGTGGACGAAGAGGATCTCATGAGCATGGTGAACTCCCTGTCCTGCTTGATTGGGCAGAGTTCCCACTCCTAG
- the LOC120965427 gene encoding uncharacterized protein isoform X2 has protein sequence MHVVDWTVRGKEQCWYANNENKEEEEMSQFKKLSQSNEGNDVVNELFSWQSIRGRGPLGLKLTKTPALLELIQKKLTLTSKGKGKQTTCDVQTISTAIQGRKPRSQKLHASNFQASSLRIGDWEWKSIYEGDIVAKFYISKNKLAWEILHEGLKSKIEIKCSDICALRITCPKDLPGMLDIMVSAVPQFFIETNPQPRRSTRWLATTDFTGGQASTHRHVLQCGPGIMDKHIENLLYKNQRLYLLSQSTQNSYRSNYDNLFETGQTWQSLPVQPVPTGKMTLGLNDSGALQGVHFQSSGRRAPLKEDMFNWKNFWGTPLRPGSQPTSMSNSNAGIMYSNSGNHFDNQINSWNLSTGADYSSLREMYDLNGSHTLLPSNSNISSQTMALEQLRENLLSDKEVVNVVDEEDLMSMVNSLSCLIGQSSHS, from the exons ATGCATGTCGTAGATTGGACTGTGAGAGGGAAAGAGCAGTGTTGGTATGCCAACAACGAGAACAAGGAAGAGGAGGAGATGTCACAATTCAAGAAGTTGAGCCAA TCAAATGAAGGTAATGATGTGGTAAATGAGCTCTTCTCTTGGCAATCCATTCGTGGACGTGGGCCATTAGGTTTAAAGTTAACAAAAACACCCGCTCTTTTGGAGCTTATACAAAAGAAGCTCACATTAACCTCCAAAGGAAAAGGAAAGCAAACCACATGTGATGTACAAACAATATCTACTGCAATACAAGGAAGGAAGCCCCGTTCACAAAAGTTGCACGCTTCCAATTTTCAAGCTTCCTCTCTTAGAATTGGGGACTGGGAG TGGAAATCAATATATGAAGGAGATATTGTTGCAAAATTTTATATTTCCAAGAATAAATTGGCATGGGAAATACTCCAtgaaggcttgaagagcaagaTAGAGATAAAATGTTCAGACATATGTGCCTTGAGAATAACTTGTCCCAAAGATTTACCCGGGATGCTGGATATTATG GTGTCCGCGGTGCCACAATTTTTCATAGAAACCAATCCACAGCCACGCAGGAGCACCAGGTGGCTTGCAACTACGGATTTTACTGGTGGACAAGCAAGTACGCACAG GCATGTTCTGCAGTGTGGCCcagggataatggacaagcacaTTGAGAATCTCCTCTACAAAAACCAACGTCTATATTTATTAAGTCAGAGCACCCAAAATTCATATCGTAGCAATTATGACAACCTGTTTGAGACTGGACAAACTTGGCAGTCATTGCCAGTTCAACCGGTGCCAACTGGAAAAATGACATTAGGGCTAAATGATTCTGGAGCCCTACAAGGTGTACACTTTCAAAGCTCAG GGCGGCGAGCTCCACTGAAGGAGGACATGTTTAACTGGAAAAACTTTTGGGGCACGCCTCTCAGGCCGGGGTCGCAACCTACCTCCATGTCCAACTCTAATGCTGGTATCATGTATAGTAACTCTGGAAACCACTTCGACAATCAGATCAATTCATGGAACTTATCTACCGGTGCTGATTACTCATCATTGCGTGAGATGTATGACTTGAATGGCAGCCATACCTTGTTGCCGAGTAACAGCAACATATCATCACAGACAATGGCACTTGAGCAGCTACGCGAAAACTTGTTGAGCGACAAGGAGGTCGTGAATGTGGTGGACGAAGAGGATCTCATGAGCATGGTGAACTCCCTGTCCTGCTTGATTGGGCAGAGTTCCCACTCCTAG